Proteins from a genomic interval of Shewanella seohaensis:
- a CDS encoding YggN family protein: protein MKINTLLTGVALSGVILGASGLQSAQAKTEPQIDERCEVSLNYDVRVEPKKLVMSEKGTEKYRIEVDKLYVEGKQVTLTDKQKKLVSQYADEVSTQVPEVIELVNEAVALASQAVSMALTPLMGDAAGAKFDEMMAGVQKRVDTVAYKQGDSFYLGATEESMQNTFNDEFDKEMEQIVQNSIGTLMMNIGSQILAGDGESFEAKMDAFSQKMDRLGDDIEQQIESQSKGIEAKADRLCDRFENLLVLESQLRKEVPELAPYVLTQNTHHELRE from the coding sequence ATGAAGATAAATACACTATTAACCGGAGTGGCATTATCGGGCGTTATTTTAGGCGCTTCTGGCTTGCAATCAGCACAAGCGAAAACCGAGCCGCAAATCGATGAGCGCTGTGAGGTCTCTCTTAACTATGATGTGAGAGTCGAACCGAAAAAATTAGTGATGAGCGAGAAGGGCACCGAGAAGTATCGCATAGAGGTCGACAAGTTATACGTTGAAGGCAAGCAGGTAACCTTAACCGACAAACAGAAAAAGCTCGTGAGCCAGTATGCCGATGAGGTTTCGACTCAGGTTCCTGAGGTCATTGAATTAGTCAACGAAGCCGTTGCACTGGCCTCTCAAGCTGTAAGTATGGCATTAACGCCACTGATGGGCGATGCGGCTGGCGCTAAGTTTGATGAGATGATGGCGGGCGTGCAGAAGCGTGTTGATACCGTAGCCTACAAGCAGGGCGATAGTTTTTACCTTGGTGCGACTGAAGAGTCGATGCAAAACACCTTTAACGACGAATTTGATAAGGAAATGGAACAAATCGTGCAAAACTCCATTGGCACTCTGATGATGAATATCGGCAGCCAAATCCTTGCGGGCGACGGTGAGTCCTTCGAAGCTAAGATGGACGCATTCTCACAAAAAATGGATAGATTAGGCGATGATATTGAGCAGCAAATTGAATCCCAATCTAAGGGGATTGAAGCGAAAGCCGATCGTTTATGTGACCGTTTTGAAAACCTGCTGGTGCTCGAGAGTCAACTGCGTAAAGAAGTGCCTGAGTTAGCACCCTATGTGTTGACGCAAAACACTCACCATGAATTACGTGAATAG
- a CDS encoding YggS family pyridoxal phosphate-dependent enzyme, with protein MTTIADRLALAQSRIAQAAQKCARLPHSIRLLAVSKTKPIEDIIAAYDAGQRCFGENYVQEGVTKIETLKGTHPDIEWHFIGPLQSNKTALVAQHFDWMHTLSREKIAQRLNEQRPAHLAPLNVCIQINISDEDTKSGIDAEQMLPLAQSISLLPHLQLRGLMAIPSATNDTAQQSRELSELKQLFDTLKQHYPAVDTLSMGMSNDLDVAIECGSTMVRIGSAIFGERDYGAKETTRN; from the coding sequence ATGACAACAATAGCAGACAGACTCGCCCTCGCCCAGAGCAGGATCGCGCAAGCGGCGCAAAAATGCGCACGCCTACCTCACAGTATTCGCTTACTTGCCGTCAGTAAGACTAAACCTATTGAAGACATTATAGCAGCCTATGATGCGGGCCAGCGTTGCTTTGGCGAGAACTATGTTCAAGAAGGTGTGACAAAAATTGAGACGCTAAAGGGCACACACCCTGATATTGAATGGCATTTTATTGGGCCACTGCAATCCAATAAAACCGCCTTAGTCGCCCAGCACTTCGACTGGATGCACACCCTCTCGCGGGAGAAAATTGCCCAGCGACTCAATGAGCAGCGACCTGCACACCTTGCGCCGCTCAATGTGTGTATTCAAATCAATATCAGTGATGAAGACACTAAATCCGGTATTGATGCCGAGCAAATGCTGCCTCTAGCCCAAAGCATAAGCCTATTACCCCATTTACAACTGCGGGGCTTAATGGCGATTCCCAGCGCCACCAATGACACTGCGCAGCAAAGCCGCGAACTCAGCGAGCTTAAACAGTTATTCGATACGCTAAAGCAGCATTATCCCGCTGTCGATACGCTTTCTATGGGCATGAGTAATGATTTAGACGTGGCTATTGAGTGCGGATCAACCATGGTGCGTATCGGCAGCGCAATCTTTGGTGAACGGGATTATGGCGCAAAAGAGACGACCCGCAATTAG
- a CDS encoding glutathione peroxidase → MMKLPLVIFASLLSTSAFATTCPSYLDVEVRKLHSDEKINLCELTQGKPVLLVNTASNCGYTPQFKALEALHKEYKDKGLVVIGFPSDDFFQEENDEKDTAKVCYINYGVTFTMLATSPVRGSDANSVFKYLGDKAGSPKWNFYKYVVSGDGNTVQQFNSKVKPDSAELKQAIESVL, encoded by the coding sequence ATGATGAAACTCCCCTTAGTTATCTTTGCCAGCCTGTTAAGCACTAGCGCATTTGCGACAACTTGCCCGAGTTATCTTGATGTTGAAGTGCGTAAATTGCACTCGGATGAGAAGATTAATCTGTGTGAATTGACTCAGGGCAAGCCAGTGTTACTGGTCAACACCGCGAGTAACTGTGGTTACACTCCACAATTTAAGGCCCTCGAAGCGCTTCATAAAGAATACAAAGACAAAGGCTTAGTGGTGATTGGTTTCCCTTCCGATGACTTTTTCCAAGAAGAAAATGATGAAAAAGACACGGCTAAGGTGTGCTACATCAACTATGGTGTCACCTTCACTATGCTCGCGACATCGCCGGTGCGAGGCAGCGATGCTAACAGTGTATTCAAATACTTAGGAGATAAAGCAGGCTCACCTAAGTGGAATTTCTACAAGTATGTCGTCAGTGGCGATGGCAATACTGTGCAGCAGTTTAATTCTAAGGTGAAACCCGATAGTGCCGAGCTTAAGCAGGCAATAGAATCAGTGCTTTAA
- the yggU gene encoding DUF167 family protein YggU, whose protein sequence is MSAVIMQQGDLLLNLYIQPKASRDQIVGLHGDELKVAITAPPIDGKANAHLSKYLAKAFKVPKSDVHILKGELGRHKQVRISAPKNVPAEIATLLE, encoded by the coding sequence ATGAGCGCAGTCATTATGCAGCAAGGCGACTTGCTGCTTAATTTGTATATTCAACCTAAAGCGAGTCGCGATCAGATAGTCGGGCTACACGGTGATGAGTTAAAAGTCGCCATTACCGCCCCGCCTATCGATGGCAAGGCCAATGCCCATTTAAGCAAGTATTTAGCCAAGGCCTTTAAAGTCCCTAAAAGCGATGTTCACATCCTTAAGGGCGAATTAGGACGTCATAAGCAGGTACGGATTAGCGCGCCCAAAAACGTTCCGGCAGAAATCGCGACATTGCTCGAATAA
- the trmB gene encoding tRNA (guanosine(46)-N7)-methyltransferase TrmB produces the protein MSEVTTAEFNEEGKYLRKIRSFVLREGRLTKGQAQAIETQWPTMGLDYSPTPLNLTEVFGREADTVLEIGFGMGASLVQMAQEAPEQNFIGIEVHKPGVGSCLSDAAAAGVTNLRVYHHDAMEVLEHAIADGSLARVQLFFPDPWHKKRHHKRRIVQAEFAELIRRKLKIGGVFHMATDWENYSEHMLEVMNAANGYKNQSADGTVVPRPDHRPLTKFEARGHRLGHGVWDLMFERIA, from the coding sequence ATGAGCGAAGTCACTACCGCTGAATTTAATGAAGAAGGCAAGTATCTGCGTAAGATCAGAAGCTTTGTCCTAAGAGAAGGTCGTTTGACTAAAGGTCAAGCGCAAGCCATTGAGACTCAGTGGCCAACAATGGGCTTAGATTACAGCCCAACACCATTAAACCTGACTGAAGTGTTTGGTCGCGAAGCCGATACCGTACTGGAAATTGGTTTCGGCATGGGCGCGTCTTTAGTACAAATGGCACAAGAAGCTCCAGAGCAGAATTTTATCGGTATTGAAGTCCATAAGCCTGGCGTGGGTTCATGCTTAAGTGACGCCGCCGCCGCTGGGGTGACTAATCTTCGCGTGTATCACCATGATGCAATGGAAGTGTTAGAACATGCTATCGCCGATGGCAGTCTTGCTCGCGTGCAATTGTTCTTCCCCGATCCTTGGCATAAAAAGCGCCACCACAAGCGCCGTATCGTGCAGGCGGAGTTTGCTGAGCTTATTCGCCGTAAACTGAAGATTGGCGGCGTGTTCCATATGGCGACCGACTGGGAAAACTACAGCGAACATATGCTGGAAGTGATGAATGCGGCCAATGGTTACAAAAACCAATCCGCCGATGGTACCGTGGTGCCGCGCCCAGATCATCGTCCACTGACTAAATTTGAAGCCCGCGGTCATCGCCTCGGCCATGGCGTGTGGGATCTGATGTTTGAGCGTATCGCTTAA
- a CDS encoding type IV pilus twitching motility protein PilT, with amino-acid sequence MEITELLAFSVKHKASDLHLSAGISPMIRVDGEVRKINLPALDHQGVHSLVYDIMNDKQRKDFEEHLEIDFSFEVPNLARFRVNAFNQSRGAAAVFRTIPSEILSLEQLGAPEIFKKISSFPRGLVLVTGPTGSGKSTTLAAMVDYINENRHDHILTIEDPIEFVHQNKQCLINQREVHRHTHSFNAALRSALREDPDVILVGEMRDLETIRLAMTAAETGHLVFGTLHTTSAAKTIDRVVDVFPAGEKDMVRTMLSESLQAVISQTLIKKIGGGRVAAHEIMMGTPAIRNLIREDKVAQMYSAIQTGMAHGMQTLEQCLQNLVNRGLITREDAMSKSSNKQATF; translated from the coding sequence ATGGAAATCACTGAGTTATTAGCCTTTAGTGTAAAACACAAAGCCTCGGATCTACACCTCTCTGCAGGGATATCTCCTATGATCCGTGTCGACGGTGAAGTGAGAAAAATTAACCTGCCTGCGCTCGATCATCAGGGTGTACACAGCCTTGTGTACGACATTATGAATGATAAACAGCGTAAGGACTTTGAAGAGCATTTAGAAATCGACTTTTCGTTCGAAGTCCCTAATTTAGCGCGTTTCCGTGTGAACGCTTTTAACCAATCCCGCGGCGCGGCGGCGGTGTTTCGTACCATTCCTAGCGAAATTTTGTCGCTTGAGCAGTTAGGGGCGCCAGAGATTTTTAAGAAAATTTCCAGCTTTCCCCGCGGCTTAGTGCTTGTTACTGGGCCTACCGGTTCGGGTAAGAGTACCACACTTGCGGCCATGGTGGATTACATCAATGAGAACCGCCACGACCATATCTTAACCATTGAAGATCCTATCGAGTTCGTTCACCAGAATAAGCAATGTTTGATTAACCAACGGGAAGTGCATCGTCATACCCACAGCTTTAACGCGGCGCTGCGTAGCGCACTGCGTGAAGACCCTGACGTTATCCTCGTCGGTGAGATGCGCGACCTTGAAACCATTCGTCTGGCGATGACTGCGGCCGAAACGGGTCACTTAGTCTTTGGTACCTTGCACACCACCTCGGCGGCTAAGACCATCGACCGTGTGGTTGACGTTTTCCCTGCTGGTGAAAAGGACATGGTGCGTACCATGTTGTCTGAATCATTACAGGCGGTTATTTCGCAAACCCTGATTAAGAAAATTGGTGGTGGCCGTGTGGCTGCCCACGAAATCATGATGGGTACGCCCGCTATTCGTAACCTTATCCGTGAAGATAAAGTGGCGCAGATGTACTCAGCCATTCAAACGGGAATGGCCCATGGCATGCAAACGCTCGAACAGTGTCTGCAAAACTTAGTGAACCGTGGCCTCATCACCCGTGAGGATGCCATGTCGAAGAGTTCAAACAAACAAGCGACGTTTTAA
- the proC gene encoding pyrroline-5-carboxylate reductase, whose product MSQQKICFIGAGNMTRSIISGLIRSGYPAALVQATNPSQGKLDALAADFGVRVSQDNVSAAQDADVIVLSVKPQLMEQVCQALQGIDMSNKLIITIAAGIKAERYSQYLAQSITLVRTMPNTPMQIGVGMTGLYAPQPLSDAQQAITERLMSSGGEIVWVNEESEINQVIALAGSSPAYFFLLMESMIDAGKQMGMDEAKARSLVQQAALGAAMMAKQNPELTLGNLRENVTSKGGTTAQAIATFEAADLRGVVKNAMENCIKRAEEMANTF is encoded by the coding sequence ATGAGTCAACAAAAAATCTGTTTTATCGGTGCGGGCAATATGACCCGCAGTATTATCAGCGGCTTAATTCGTAGCGGCTATCCTGCTGCGCTAGTGCAAGCCACCAATCCTAGCCAAGGTAAACTCGATGCCCTCGCCGCCGACTTTGGTGTGCGTGTATCCCAAGACAATGTTAGCGCCGCCCAAGATGCCGATGTCATCGTATTATCCGTTAAGCCACAGTTGATGGAACAAGTCTGCCAAGCACTGCAAGGCATTGATATGTCAAACAAGCTGATCATTACCATTGCTGCGGGGATTAAAGCAGAGCGCTACAGCCAGTATTTAGCGCAATCCATCACACTAGTTCGCACTATGCCAAACACGCCAATGCAAATCGGTGTCGGTATGACGGGACTCTACGCCCCGCAGCCCCTCTCTGATGCCCAACAAGCCATTACCGAACGCTTGATGTCCAGCGGCGGTGAAATTGTGTGGGTGAATGAGGAATCTGAGATTAATCAAGTCATTGCCCTTGCGGGTAGTTCTCCGGCCTATTTCTTCCTGCTGATGGAATCTATGATTGATGCCGGCAAGCAAATGGGCATGGATGAAGCCAAAGCCAGAAGCTTAGTACAGCAAGCTGCCCTCGGTGCTGCTATGATGGCAAAGCAAAATCCCGAGCTTACGCTGGGTAATTTACGGGAGAATGTCACCTCGAAGGGTGGCACAACGGCGCAAGCCATCGCCACATTCGAAGCGGCGGATCTCCGTGGTGTGGTCAAAAATGCGATGGAAAACTGCATCAAACGTGCAGAAGAAATGGCTAACACTTTTTAA
- a CDS encoding YggL family protein has protein sequence MAKNRSRRLRKKMRVDEFQELGFDITWTFDASVSEADIDATVDKFIDEVIEARKLGFHGGGHIEWEGIIATQTIGKCTEEDVAAVKAFWAGQKVTQLEVSDLYDIWWS, from the coding sequence ATGGCAAAGAATCGTAGCCGTCGTTTACGTAAGAAAATGCGCGTTGATGAATTCCAAGAGTTAGGTTTTGACATTACTTGGACCTTCGATGCATCTGTCTCTGAAGCCGATATTGATGCAACAGTCGATAAGTTTATCGATGAAGTCATTGAAGCCCGTAAGTTAGGTTTCCACGGCGGTGGTCATATCGAGTGGGAAGGTATTATTGCTACCCAAACTATCGGTAAGTGCACCGAAGAAGATGTTGCTGCAGTGAAGGCTTTCTGGGCGGGTCAAAAAGTGACTCAACTTGAAGTTAGCGATCTGTACGATATCTGGTGGAGTTAA
- the hemW gene encoding radical SAM family heme chaperone HemW, whose protein sequence is MSVNVSPQLTLPPLSLYIHIPWCVQKCPYCDFNSHGQNGELPQQAYVDALLADLRQDLHLVQGRKLHTIFIGGGTPSLFDANQIKRILDGANALIPFSDDIEITMEANPGTLEHDDFSAYRAAGVTRLSIGVQSFSKDKLNLLGRIHDQNEAQTAAQKASQAGYLSFNLDLMHGLPNQSFAEAMADIDTAAALNPPHLSWYQLTIEPNTLFHSKPPQLPDDEDLWQIYEQGQQKLAALGYEQYEISAYAKPGYQCRHNLNYWQFGDYLGIGCGAHGKVTLPEENRIIRTVKIKHPKGYLAADNYNFEQTEVAEEDRALEYLMNRLRLMTPIPKQEFEDRTGLHRDTLKEGMEKAKQRGLLTESAEHWQLTSKGHMFVNDLLTQFC, encoded by the coding sequence ATGTCAGTGAATGTGTCACCTCAGTTAACCCTGCCGCCGTTGAGCTTGTACATCCATATCCCCTGGTGTGTACAAAAATGTCCTTACTGCGACTTTAACTCCCATGGACAAAATGGCGAATTACCCCAGCAGGCCTATGTGGATGCGCTGCTAGCTGACTTACGCCAAGACTTGCACTTAGTACAAGGCCGTAAGCTACACACTATTTTTATTGGTGGTGGAACACCGTCTCTGTTTGATGCCAATCAAATCAAACGGATATTGGATGGTGCCAATGCACTAATTCCCTTTAGTGACGATATTGAAATCACCATGGAGGCCAACCCTGGCACCCTAGAGCACGATGACTTTAGTGCCTACCGCGCCGCCGGGGTCACCCGGTTATCCATTGGAGTACAGAGTTTCTCTAAGGATAAGCTCAATCTGCTGGGGCGGATCCACGATCAAAACGAAGCCCAAACCGCCGCCCAAAAAGCCAGCCAAGCGGGTTATTTAAGTTTTAACTTGGATTTGATGCACGGACTTCCGAATCAAAGTTTTGCTGAGGCCATGGCGGATATCGATACCGCGGCGGCGCTCAATCCGCCGCATTTGTCTTGGTATCAACTGACGATTGAGCCTAATACCCTGTTCCACTCAAAACCGCCGCAACTACCCGACGATGAAGATCTCTGGCAGATCTACGAACAAGGGCAACAAAAGTTAGCGGCACTCGGTTATGAGCAGTATGAAATCTCTGCCTATGCCAAACCCGGCTATCAATGCAGGCATAACCTTAACTATTGGCAGTTTGGCGATTATTTAGGCATAGGCTGCGGTGCCCATGGCAAAGTGACCTTGCCCGAAGAGAACCGCATTATTCGCACGGTCAAAATCAAACACCCTAAGGGTTATTTAGCTGCCGACAACTATAACTTCGAGCAGACTGAGGTCGCCGAAGAAGATCGCGCTCTCGAATATTTGATGAATCGCTTGCGTTTAATGACGCCTATTCCTAAGCAAGAGTTTGAAGACAGAACCGGTTTACACCGAGATACGTTGAAAGAGGGAATGGAAAAGGCCAAACAACGGGGTTTACTGACCGAATCGGCTGAACATTGGCAATTAACCAGTAAAGGTCACATGTTTGTGAACGATTTACTGACACAATTTTGTTAA
- a CDS encoding DUF4426 domain-containing protein, which yields MLRNLLIMLALTASLCGVANAEQKETVGNFDIHYMALGSTFLTPSIAKSYGIERSSYRGIINIAVLDMSEEGSPAVPVEITGVANNLLDARIDLKFREIREGKAIYYIAEVPYRDDQEINFNIAIKHGNQLNTNLQFKQKFYVE from the coding sequence ATGTTACGTAATCTCCTTATTATGCTCGCCTTGACTGCAAGCCTGTGTGGCGTCGCCAATGCCGAGCAAAAAGAAACCGTCGGTAATTTCGACATTCATTACATGGCGCTGGGCAGCACCTTTTTAACCCCGAGCATTGCGAAATCCTATGGCATCGAACGCAGTAGCTACAGAGGCATCATTAACATTGCCGTATTAGATATGAGTGAAGAAGGCTCGCCCGCAGTGCCCGTTGAAATCACTGGCGTGGCCAATAACCTACTCGATGCGCGTATCGATCTGAAATTTAGAGAGATCCGTGAGGGTAAGGCGATTTATTACATCGCCGAAGTCCCTTACCGCGACGATCAAGAAATCAATTTCAACATCGCCATTAAACACGGTAATCAGCTCAACACCAATCTGCAGTTTAAGCAAAAATTCTACGTCGAATAA
- the glsB gene encoding glutaminase B has protein sequence MPEQALLEEVVDKVRPLLGQGKVANYIPALANVDAGKLGIAVTTIDGETIGAGDYLEPFSIQSISKVFSLTLALTLYEETEIWSRVGKEPSGHSFNSLVQVELERGKPRNPFINAGALVIADLLQSRLGAPKHRMLELVRALSQNDKVCFDKQVADSEYQHSARNAAIAYLMKSFGNFQGDVDTVLRTYFHYCALKMNCADLSQAMLYLANRGKTLDGTELISQVQTRQLNALLATSGLYDGAGEFAYRVGMPGKSGVGGGIIAVIPGELSVCVWSPELDNQGNSLAGTAMLEHLSQRLGRSIF, from the coding sequence ATGCCAGAACAGGCGTTATTAGAGGAAGTGGTCGACAAAGTTCGGCCCTTGCTCGGCCAAGGAAAGGTTGCTAATTACATCCCTGCGCTCGCCAATGTTGATGCTGGTAAATTGGGTATTGCCGTGACCACAATTGACGGTGAAACCATAGGCGCAGGCGATTACCTTGAGCCATTTTCAATTCAAAGTATTTCTAAAGTTTTCAGCTTAACCTTAGCGCTAACTTTATATGAAGAAACCGAAATTTGGAGCCGTGTCGGCAAAGAACCCTCGGGACACTCCTTCAATTCATTAGTCCAAGTTGAACTCGAGCGGGGTAAACCTCGCAATCCCTTTATTAATGCTGGCGCGTTAGTTATCGCTGACTTATTACAGAGCCGTTTAGGGGCGCCTAAGCATCGGATGTTGGAATTGGTCAGGGCGCTGAGTCAAAACGATAAAGTCTGTTTCGACAAGCAAGTGGCGGATTCAGAATATCAGCACAGTGCACGTAATGCGGCCATCGCTTATCTGATGAAATCCTTCGGTAATTTTCAAGGCGATGTCGATACAGTGCTGCGCACTTATTTTCATTATTGCGCCTTAAAAATGAATTGCGCCGACCTATCGCAGGCGATGTTGTATTTAGCCAACCGCGGTAAAACCTTAGATGGCACTGAGCTTATTTCGCAGGTACAGACTCGGCAATTAAATGCCCTGTTAGCAACTTCTGGCTTATATGACGGCGCCGGTGAGTTTGCCTATCGTGTTGGTATGCCGGGTAAAAGCGGTGTTGGCGGCGGCATTATTGCGGTGATCCCCGGGGAACTTTCGGTCTGCGTTTGGTCACCCGAATTAGACAATCAAGGTAACTCCCTCGCAGGGACGGCGATGCTTGAGCATCTCAGCCAGCGTCTCGGACGTTCAATCTTCTGA
- a CDS encoding YggT family protein — MNALTFLISTLFDLYLMVVILRIWLPLARADFYNPFSQFVVKATHPLIAPMRRLIPSMGRFDTSSFVLALLVVMVKVLLLSLIAGGGIDIVLFFVFALVTVIKQAGVLLFWMLLIRAILSWFNQGYNPIVMIMGQLTEPILAPVRRIIPPIGGLDLSVMLVIIGMNFINMLLAQYVPFWAVI, encoded by the coding sequence ATGAATGCATTAACCTTTTTAATCAGCACACTCTTCGATTTATATTTGATGGTGGTGATATTACGGATCTGGCTCCCCTTGGCCCGTGCCGATTTTTATAATCCCTTCAGTCAGTTTGTGGTCAAAGCCACTCACCCGTTGATCGCGCCTATGCGTCGATTAATTCCTTCAATGGGAAGATTCGATACTTCTTCATTTGTACTCGCCCTATTAGTGGTGATGGTCAAAGTACTACTGTTAAGCCTTATCGCCGGTGGTGGTATTGATATCGTGCTGTTCTTTGTGTTTGCGCTTGTCACTGTTATCAAACAGGCGGGCGTTTTGCTCTTCTGGATGCTGCTCATTCGCGCCATCTTAAGCTGGTTCAATCAAGGCTATAACCCCATTGTGATGATCATGGGTCAACTCACAGAGCCCATTTTGGCTCCAGTGCGCCGTATCATTCCGCCCATTGGTGGTTTAGATTTGTCGGTGATGTTGGTGATTATCGGCATGAACTTTATCAACATGCTATTGGCGCAATACGTACCATTTTGGGCCGTGATTTAA
- a CDS encoding PilT/PilU family type 4a pilus ATPase, with protein sequence MDVRPFLKVMVERKASDLFITAGFPPSAKIDGELRPLAESAFTPAQSLDFVESVMTEAQKKEFHTTRECNFAFAVKDLGRFRVSAFWQRESPGCVMRRIETKIPEVEDLKLPPILKDLVMSKRGLIIMVGGTGTGKSTSLAALVGYRNAHARGHILTIEDPVEFVHDHRKSIITQREVGIDTESFDAALKSSLRQAPDVILIGEIRTQETMEFALSFAETGHLCMATLHANNANQALDRIMHLVPESKHQQLLFDLSLNLRGIVAQQLVPKVDGTGRRAAIEVLINTPRVASLIAKNELHLLKETMAKSNEQGMQTFDQALLQLYIDGEISYADALHHADSPNDLRLMIKLQNKEPTSSSFMEGVTLDMD encoded by the coding sequence ATGGATGTCCGTCCGTTTTTAAAAGTCATGGTGGAGCGTAAAGCCTCGGACTTGTTTATTACCGCAGGGTTTCCGCCGAGCGCCAAAATCGATGGTGAGTTACGCCCGTTAGCCGAGAGTGCCTTCACGCCCGCGCAGTCTTTGGATTTTGTCGAGTCCGTGATGACCGAGGCACAAAAGAAGGAGTTTCACACCACTCGCGAGTGTAACTTCGCTTTTGCGGTTAAGGATTTAGGTCGTTTCCGTGTTAGCGCATTCTGGCAGCGTGAATCTCCGGGATGCGTTATGCGCCGGATTGAGACCAAGATCCCTGAGGTAGAAGACTTAAAATTGCCACCGATTTTAAAAGATCTGGTGATGAGTAAACGTGGTCTTATCATCATGGTTGGGGGAACGGGAACCGGTAAGTCGACCTCCTTGGCGGCGTTAGTGGGTTATCGTAATGCCCATGCCCGTGGTCACATCCTCACCATCGAAGACCCGGTGGAATTTGTGCACGACCATCGCAAAAGCATCATTACTCAACGTGAAGTGGGTATAGATACAGAATCCTTTGATGCGGCGCTGAAGAGTTCGCTGCGTCAAGCACCCGATGTGATTTTGATTGGCGAGATCCGTACTCAAGAAACCATGGAGTTTGCGCTTTCTTTCGCCGAAACGGGTCACCTCTGTATGGCGACACTGCACGCGAACAACGCTAACCAAGCGTTAGATCGGATCATGCACTTAGTACCGGAGAGTAAACACCAGCAGTTGCTATTCGACTTGTCACTCAACCTGCGTGGCATTGTGGCGCAGCAACTGGTGCCCAAAGTCGATGGCACAGGACGACGGGCGGCGATTGAAGTCTTGATCAATACGCCACGTGTCGCGAGCTTGATTGCTAAAAACGAGCTGCATTTGCTCAAAGAGACCATGGCCAAATCGAATGAACAGGGCATGCAGACCTTCGACCAAGCCTTGCTGCAACTCTATATCGATGGGGAAATCAGCTATGCCGATGCGCTTCACCATGCTGACTCGCCAAACGACTTACGTTTAATGATCAAACTGCAAAATAAAGAACCTACCAGTTCAAGCTTTATGGAAGGCGTGACCTTGGATATGGATTAA
- a CDS encoding LysR family transcriptional regulator has protein sequence MLELLEPIAIFTHVARAGSFSAAARRLGISKSKVSTQVADLEHRLGVQLIQRTTRSLSLTEAGHLLYLQGEELLRDAEQAIASVHNLNDATRGVLKVGISQSFGAMHIIPALPSFMAKHPELELQVSLLDHKVDVVSEGLDLLLTMSEQLPLGMVARPLMKCQFLLVASPDYIAKHGEPSRPEQLVDHNCLVYQGEWHEHSMWQFKKGDDYCEIGVSGNFRVDNAPALKSAAISGLGVVYLASYLMEDEIAKGTLVPLLRDWQLTHHLPLQAVYPRRKHLAPKVSAFIEFIKDHIGNPPYWDIPYAELFSERQ, from the coding sequence ATGTTAGAACTGTTAGAACCTATTGCGATTTTTACTCATGTGGCCAGAGCTGGTAGTTTTAGTGCCGCCGCAAGAAGGCTTGGGATCTCTAAATCTAAGGTCAGTACGCAGGTAGCCGATCTCGAACATAGACTCGGTGTTCAACTGATCCAGCGTACCACTCGAAGCTTAAGTCTGACTGAAGCTGGACATTTGTTATATCTGCAAGGTGAAGAGTTGCTTCGCGATGCCGAACAGGCCATTGCTAGCGTGCATAACTTAAACGATGCCACCCGCGGCGTGTTAAAGGTGGGGATTTCCCAGTCCTTTGGTGCTATGCATATCATTCCTGCGCTGCCATCATTTATGGCCAAACACCCTGAGCTAGAGCTGCAAGTCAGCTTATTAGATCATAAGGTGGATGTAGTCAGCGAAGGTTTAGACCTATTGTTGACTATGTCTGAGCAGCTTCCCTTGGGTATGGTGGCGCGTCCTTTGATGAAGTGTCAGTTCCTACTCGTTGCCTCGCCTGATTATATTGCTAAACATGGCGAACCGTCGCGTCCAGAGCAATTGGTCGACCATAACTGCTTGGTGTATCAAGGTGAGTGGCATGAGCACAGCATGTGGCAGTTTAAAAAGGGCGATGATTACTGTGAGATAGGTGTCTCTGGTAACTTTAGAGTGGATAACGCTCCCGCTTTAAAATCAGCTGCGATCAGTGGCTTAGGGGTTGTCTATCTTGCCAGTTACTTGATGGAAGATGAAATCGCTAAGGGCACTTTAGTGCCGCTGCTGAGGGATTGGCAACTGACGCATCATTTACCGCTACAGGCCGTTTACCCACGCCGTAAACACTTAGCGCCTAAGGTGAGTGCCTTCATTGAGTTTATTAAAGACCATATTGGTAATCCGCCTTATTGGGATATTCCCTATGCGGAACTCTTCAGTGAACGTCAGTAA